A portion of the Clostridiales bacterium genome contains these proteins:
- the hcp gene encoding hydroxylamine reductase: protein MFCNQCEQTAKGIACTTVGACGKKEDVAALQDLLVNACRGLATVAIDAARRGLDTADAGRFVADALFTTLTNVDFDPASIAEKIDEAVRLRNELARESSAAAAAGAFVDLRPFPGVEGKVEQGIELGRPWDTTRDEDVQALQQTTLYGLKGVAAYAHHARVLGQEDPEVYAYLFKALDALGDGSLDLGAWVALALECGAVNLRTMELLDAGNTGTYGHPVPTEVPLGHRAGKAILISGHDLLDLSLLLEQTEGKGIDIYTHGEMLPAHAYPELKKHAHFYGHWGTAWQNQHKEFAAFPGAILMTTNCLMPPRDEYKERLFTSGPVQFPGVPHVEGDFSAVIEKALAMSGFADETDGGSVLVGFGRNTVLGVAPQVIEAVKGGAIKHFFLVGGCDGAKPGRNYYTDFVEQAPADTVVLTLACGKFRFFDKQLGDIGGIPRLLDVGQCNDAYSAIKIAVALADAFEVGVNDLPLSMILSWYEQKAVAILLTLLHLGITDIRLGPTLPAFVTPNVLQVLVDTFDIKPIAETAAEDLATILGTEAA from the coding sequence ATGTTTTGTAACCAGTGTGAGCAGACCGCGAAGGGAATCGCATGCACCACTGTTGGTGCGTGCGGCAAGAAGGAGGACGTAGCCGCGCTGCAAGATTTGCTTGTCAACGCGTGCCGCGGCCTTGCGACAGTAGCGATTGATGCGGCACGCCGCGGACTTGACACTGCGGATGCCGGCCGTTTCGTCGCAGACGCGCTATTCACAACCCTGACCAACGTCGACTTCGACCCGGCGTCGATTGCCGAGAAGATCGACGAGGCTGTGCGCTTGCGCAATGAGCTCGCTCGTGAGTCGAGCGCGGCCGCGGCGGCCGGGGCGTTTGTCGACCTGAGGCCGTTTCCGGGCGTTGAGGGCAAAGTTGAGCAGGGCATCGAGCTCGGCAGGCCGTGGGACACGACGCGCGACGAGGACGTCCAGGCGCTCCAACAAACCACGTTGTACGGTCTCAAAGGGGTAGCCGCGTACGCGCACCACGCACGTGTCCTCGGCCAGGAGGATCCTGAGGTCTATGCGTACCTGTTCAAGGCGCTCGACGCTCTTGGTGACGGCTCGCTCGACCTCGGGGCGTGGGTAGCCCTCGCGCTCGAGTGCGGCGCGGTGAACCTGCGCACGATGGAGCTGCTTGACGCGGGCAACACCGGCACCTACGGGCACCCGGTTCCGACTGAGGTCCCGCTCGGCCACAGGGCGGGCAAGGCGATTCTCATCTCCGGTCACGACCTGCTCGACCTTTCGCTGTTGCTCGAGCAGACCGAGGGCAAGGGCATCGACATCTACACGCATGGCGAGATGCTCCCGGCGCACGCGTACCCCGAGCTCAAGAAGCATGCGCACTTCTACGGCCACTGGGGCACCGCGTGGCAGAACCAGCACAAGGAGTTCGCCGCCTTCCCCGGTGCCATTCTCATGACCACGAACTGCCTCATGCCTCCGCGTGACGAGTACAAAGAGCGCCTCTTTACGAGCGGCCCGGTCCAGTTCCCCGGCGTGCCGCACGTCGAGGGTGACTTCTCGGCGGTCATCGAGAAGGCGCTTGCCATGAGTGGCTTCGCCGATGAGACCGATGGCGGCAGTGTCTTGGTCGGTTTCGGCCGTAACACGGTGCTCGGTGTCGCGCCCCAGGTCATCGAGGCCGTCAAGGGTGGCGCGATCAAGCACTTCTTCCTCGTGGGCGGGTGTGACGGCGCCAAGCCGGGCCGCAACTACTACACCGACTTCGTCGAGCAGGCCCCGGCGGACACCGTGGTGCTCACGCTCGCATGCGGCAAGTTCCGCTTCTTCGACAAGCAGCTCGGGGACATCGGCGGCATCCCGCGCCTGCTCGACGTGGGTCAGTGCAACGACGCGTATTCGGCGATCAAGATCGCGGTAGCCCTCGCGGACGCGTTTGAGGTCGGCGTGAACGACCTGCCGCTCTCGATGATCCTGTCGTGGTACGAGCAGAAGGCCGTGGCCATCCTGCTCACCCTGCTGCACCTCGGCATCACCGACATCCGCCTCGGGCCGACCCTGCCCGCGTTCGTCACCCCCAACGTGCTGCAGGTGCTCGTCGACACCTTCGACATCAAACCGATCGCCGAGACGGCCGCAGAAGACCTCGCGACCATCCTCGGCACGGAAGCGGCGTAG
- a CDS encoding 4Fe-4S binding protein, producing the protein MSTTTVTRQIVRIDEELCNGCGLCVSPCAEGAIEIVDGKATVIREELCDGAGFCLGVCPTGALTLELRETVPFDHAAAEPIIAEKKANYLAQHCFRCGVSEDDRPLLPVRTGGDSTWVCTRCIPALIHG; encoded by the coding sequence ATGAGCACTACGACCGTTACGCGCCAAATCGTCCGCATCGATGAGGAACTCTGCAACGGCTGCGGCCTGTGCGTCTCGCCGTGCGCCGAAGGCGCCATCGAGATCGTCGACGGCAAAGCAACAGTCATCCGTGAGGAGCTCTGTGACGGCGCCGGCTTTTGTCTCGGCGTGTGTCCTACGGGCGCTCTCACACTCGAGTTGCGTGAGACCGTGCCGTTTGATCACGCGGCGGCCGAACCGATCATCGCCGAGAAGAAGGCGAACTATCTTGCTCAGCACTGCTTCAGGTGCGGCGTGTCTGAGGACGATCGCCCGCTCTTGCCGGTTCGCACCGGGGGCGACAGCACGTGGGTGTGCACGAGGTGTATCCCCGCTCTCATACACGGGTAG
- a CDS encoding nitrous oxide-stimulated promoter family protein, whose protein sequence is MARTDVAKDTRLLGDFSAIYCKGNHPQAARAPLSSPGAVLGVYGTRPPFVCDECAELLAYAEKRRALCPKDPKPFCSYCDTHCYRADMRERMRDVMRYAGPRSMLRGHAIDSVKHFIEGRRHARAARDSRGTPPGPPF, encoded by the coding sequence ATGGCAAGAACCGATGTCGCGAAGGACACGCGACTTTTAGGCGACTTCTCTGCCATCTACTGCAAGGGGAACCATCCCCAGGCCGCGCGCGCTCCGCTCAGCTCACCCGGCGCCGTCCTTGGCGTATACGGTACGCGTCCTCCATTCGTGTGTGATGAGTGCGCCGAGCTTCTCGCGTACGCGGAGAAGCGGCGCGCGCTTTGCCCTAAGGACCCCAAACCGTTTTGCAGCTACTGCGACACGCACTGTTACAGGGCTGACATGCGCGAGCGTATGCGTGATGTCATGCGCTACGCAGGCCCTCGCTCGATGCTGCGCGGGCATGCGATCGATTCCGTCAAACACTTCATCGAGGGCCGCCGCCACGCGCGCGCTGCGCGCGACTCCCGGGGGACACCGCCCGGACCACCTTTCTGA
- a CDS encoding Crp/Fnr family transcriptional regulator produces MSDMPVNPIAEEAALSARPAEIRPDLWSALRECRLWRAASDDAVTALARRATVRNEPRGSLLVQEGDAATSFGVMVAGKARVYHLGADGKQFLFETMGAGDPVEAVAALSGGRYPANVETVTPATIAWLPREALMDLIAESPDVARGVIADLANRVVNFTAVVQSLSLDVPSRLARYLFQRALAAGKPSPRGLELDLGMAKSELAAAIGTVPETLSRAFARLRDDGVVEVRGGTVTVLDVRALAELGSGYSES; encoded by the coding sequence ATGTCAGACATGCCAGTGAACCCAATCGCCGAGGAGGCCGCGTTGAGCGCTCGTCCAGCCGAGATCCGTCCCGACCTGTGGAGCGCGCTGCGTGAGTGCCGCCTGTGGCGCGCCGCCTCAGACGACGCAGTCACCGCGCTCGCCCGCCGCGCAACTGTCCGCAACGAACCGCGAGGGTCACTCCTTGTGCAAGAGGGCGATGCGGCGACATCGTTTGGCGTGATGGTGGCCGGAAAGGCTCGCGTGTACCACCTGGGCGCCGATGGCAAGCAGTTCCTCTTTGAGACGATGGGCGCGGGAGATCCGGTGGAAGCGGTGGCCGCTCTGAGCGGCGGACGTTATCCGGCGAACGTGGAAACGGTGACTCCGGCGACGATCGCGTGGCTCCCCCGCGAGGCGCTCATGGACCTTATAGCTGAATCACCTGATGTCGCGCGAGGCGTGATAGCCGACCTCGCGAACCGGGTCGTCAACTTCACCGCCGTCGTGCAGTCGCTCTCGCTCGATGTCCCATCACGGCTTGCCCGCTACCTCTTCCAGCGCGCACTCGCCGCAGGCAAACCATCGCCTCGCGGCCTCGAACTCGACCTCGGCATGGCGAAAAGTGAGCTCGCCGCAGCCATCGGAACCGTGCCCGAGACGCTCTCACGTGCGTTCGCGCGACTGCGCGACGACGGCGTCGTCGAAGTGCGTGGCGGCACGGTCACCGTGCTTGACGTGCGAGCCCTCGCCGAGCTTGGGAGCGGCTACAGCGAATCGTAG
- a CDS encoding cold-shock protein: protein MAEGTVKWFNADKGYGFIEREDGDDLFVHFSEIQSDGFKTLDEGQAVSFTEATGQNGKKQATQVRAI from the coding sequence ATGGCAGAAGGTACCGTTAAGTGGTTCAACGCTGACAAGGGCTATGGTTTCATCGAGCGCGAGGACGGAGACGACCTGTTCGTCCACTTCTCGGAGATCCAGTCGGATGGCTTCAAGACTCTCGATGAGGGTCAGGCCGTCTCGTTCACCGAGGCCACGGGCCAGAACGGCAAGAAGCAGGCTACGCAGGTGCGCGCCATCTAG
- a CDS encoding ABC transporter ATP-binding protein has translation MTVPAIMVENLSFSYGDIEAVKDVSFDVAPGEILGFLGPNGAGKSTTIKMLTGQLPPKSGRAEILGREIGRDDPVLQAQIGVCFEEKNLYLNMSALENLDFFASLYGIKNPGSLEVLRRVGLGDRAKDRLHSFSKGMRQRMMISRAFINKPKVLFLDEPTDGLDPVTSAQIRMTIKEEAERGAAVLLTTHEMFEADQLADRVAFINEGRIVALDSAENLKLKYGTRSVRIRLRDGDGVHEEHIPLGDAGSSARIAELAASPELMTIHTEEATLEAVFIKLTGRGLE, from the coding sequence ATGACCGTCCCCGCCATCATGGTCGAGAACTTGAGCTTCTCATACGGCGACATAGAGGCGGTCAAGGACGTCAGCTTCGACGTCGCGCCCGGTGAGATCCTCGGATTCCTCGGCCCCAACGGCGCCGGCAAGTCCACAACGATCAAGATGCTGACCGGCCAGCTTCCCCCCAAGAGCGGACGCGCGGAGATCCTCGGGAGGGAGATAGGACGCGACGACCCGGTCTTACAGGCGCAAATCGGGGTCTGCTTCGAAGAGAAGAATCTCTACCTCAACATGTCGGCGCTTGAGAACCTTGACTTCTTCGCATCGCTGTACGGCATCAAGAACCCTGGCTCTCTCGAGGTGCTGCGCAGGGTGGGCCTGGGTGACCGCGCGAAAGATCGCCTCCACAGCTTCTCGAAGGGCATGCGCCAGCGCATGATGATCTCGCGAGCATTCATCAACAAGCCTAAGGTGCTCTTCCTGGACGAACCCACCGACGGGCTCGACCCGGTCACGTCGGCCCAGATCCGCATGACCATCAAGGAGGAGGCCGAGCGGGGCGCGGCGGTACTTCTCACGACGCACGAGATGTTTGAGGCCGATCAGCTCGCGGACCGTGTGGCGTTCATCAACGAAGGGAGAATCGTTGCGCTGGACTCCGCCGAGAACCTCAAGCTCAAGTACGGTACTCGCTCCGTACGCATCCGGTTGCGCGACGGCGACGGCGTTCACGAGGAGCACATCCCACTCGGTGACGCGGGTTCCTCGGCCCGGATCGCCGAACTTGCGGCCTCACCGGAGCTCATGACGATTCACACCGAAGAAGCGACGTTGGAGGCGGTATTCATCAAGCTCACGGGCAGGGGGCTGGAGTAG
- a CDS encoding ABC transporter permease codes for MEPTATRLGILRALLRKEMVAYSRDKLYLFLTLLTLVFAISAFWIIPDSVDETVTLAVAPPVETLVSRGVDSLIEMGTSPEQLAALTSADLAEEQPGLRLLEFESKADLAAVIEGSAEAWRTEDGEIVVRDARAGDLDQEGAERVSVGIGVAFPETFIADVARGAGDVTVTVYSDAAVPEEIESAVKGFVREAAFQLAGEQLPVEMPSAGVIVLGKDRMGDQVSMRDKLIPMLAFMILLMETFSMASLISVEVLRRTVTAVLVTPARIADFLAAKSIFGTGMALVQGVIVLALLGAFTAQNWWLLVLTVLLGSMMFTGVAMIVGAAGKDFLGQLFYAMVFTVPLIIPAASVLFPGTAATWVQAIPTYPVLAALVDITIYDARWAGVWHYFAFALAWVAVLFGAGLLTLKRKVESL; via the coding sequence ATGGAGCCCACCGCCACCCGGTTAGGGATTCTCCGTGCGCTCCTGAGAAAGGAGATGGTCGCGTACTCGCGTGACAAGCTCTACCTGTTCCTGACCCTGCTCACGCTCGTGTTCGCAATCTCCGCATTCTGGATCATCCCCGATTCGGTGGACGAGACGGTTACCCTCGCGGTAGCTCCCCCCGTCGAGACCCTCGTCTCGCGAGGCGTCGACTCGCTCATTGAGATGGGGACTTCCCCGGAGCAACTCGCCGCGCTGACCTCAGCTGATCTCGCCGAGGAACAACCGGGTCTGCGTCTCCTTGAGTTCGAAAGCAAGGCCGATCTTGCCGCCGTAATCGAAGGTTCCGCCGAGGCGTGGCGGACGGAAGATGGCGAGATAGTGGTGCGCGACGCTCGTGCGGGCGATCTGGACCAGGAGGGCGCTGAGCGCGTAAGCGTCGGGATCGGCGTCGCGTTTCCTGAAACGTTCATCGCCGATGTCGCTCGCGGCGCCGGCGATGTGACCGTCACCGTGTACTCTGACGCCGCGGTGCCGGAGGAGATCGAAAGCGCGGTGAAGGGCTTTGTGCGCGAGGCGGCTTTCCAGCTCGCCGGAGAACAGCTACCCGTCGAGATGCCGTCTGCGGGTGTCATCGTGCTCGGAAAAGACCGCATGGGCGACCAGGTCTCCATGCGCGACAAGCTCATCCCGATGCTCGCCTTCATGATCCTCCTCATGGAGACGTTCTCGATGGCTTCCCTCATCAGCGTAGAGGTCTTGAGGCGCACCGTGACCGCGGTGCTCGTCACACCCGCACGCATAGCCGACTTTCTTGCCGCGAAGTCAATATTCGGGACGGGCATGGCGCTCGTCCAAGGCGTCATCGTACTCGCCCTTCTGGGAGCGTTCACCGCACAAAACTGGTGGCTGCTGGTTCTGACCGTTCTTCTCGGCTCAATGATGTTTACCGGCGTCGCGATGATTGTCGGTGCCGCCGGCAAGGACTTCCTCGGCCAGCTGTTCTACGCAATGGTGTTCACCGTCCCGCTCATCATCCCGGCGGCCTCGGTACTCTTTCCCGGCACGGCCGCAACATGGGTGCAGGCAATCCCGACCTACCCCGTACTCGCCGCCCTTGTCGACATCACGATATATGACGCTCGATGGGCCGGCGTTTGGCACTACTTCGCGTTCGCACTGGCGTGGGTTGCCGTGCTCTTTGGCGCTGGCCTGCTCACGCTGAAGCGGAAGGTGGAGTCGCTATGA